One Prodigiosinella aquatilis DNA window includes the following coding sequences:
- the rlmA gene encoding 23S rRNA (guanine(745)-N(1))-methyltransferase, translating to MFLAPYQCPLCHQPLNLESQRWSCGHHHFDCAKEGYVNLLPVQFKRSKQPGDSAEMMRARRVFLDAGHYQPLRDYLTGHLDSHLSPSATTVLDIGCGEGYYTAALADCLSQHNAIQVYGLDVSKVAIQRAAKRYRQVCFCVASSQRLPFNPESMDAVLKIYAPCNDEELKRVVKPGGIVITVSPGPRHLYQLKAQVYQDVMLHPIRKEILSGFNQIDEHSVQYQMVLTGQESAALLQMTPFAWRAVPDVGQQLKERESFACETDFIIRTHQRQIE from the coding sequence ATGTTTTTAGCACCATACCAATGTCCATTGTGCCATCAGCCTTTGAACCTGGAATCACAACGCTGGTCATGTGGACATCATCACTTTGATTGTGCCAAAGAAGGGTATGTGAATTTATTACCGGTACAGTTCAAACGCTCAAAACAGCCAGGTGATAGTGCTGAAATGATGCGGGCCCGACGCGTATTTCTTGATGCGGGGCATTATCAGCCATTGCGAGATTATCTAACGGGTCATCTTGATTCTCACTTGTCTCCGTCTGCGACAACTGTTCTGGATATCGGTTGTGGGGAAGGGTACTACACAGCGGCGCTAGCCGATTGTCTGTCGCAACATAATGCTATACAGGTATATGGGCTGGATGTCTCTAAAGTGGCTATTCAGCGAGCCGCTAAACGTTACCGGCAGGTGTGTTTTTGCGTAGCATCCAGCCAGCGTTTACCATTTAATCCTGAATCAATGGATGCCGTGCTGAAGATTTATGCACCTTGCAATGACGAAGAGCTAAAGAGGGTGGTAAAACCTGGCGGTATTGTTATCACGGTATCGCCAGGCCCTAGACATCTTTATCAATTGAAGGCCCAGGTATATCAGGATGTGATGCTGCATCCGATCAGAAAAGAAATATTGTCTGGTTTCAATCAAATTGATGAGCATAGCGTGCAATACCAAATGGTGCTCACCGGGCAAGAAAGTGCCGCATTATTACAGATGACACCATTCGCATGGCGGGCGGTGCCAGATGTGGGACAGCAATTAAAAGAACGAGAAAGTTTCGCGTGTGAAACCGATTTTATTATTCGTACTCATCAGCGTCAGATTGAATGA
- a CDS encoding PTS mannose transporter subunit IID, protein MVDSTHDKKLTASDIRAVFIRSNLFQGSWNFERMQALGFCFSMVPVIRRLYPENSEERKQAIRRHLEFFNTQPFVAAPILGVTMAMEEERANGAPIDDAAINGLKVGLMGPLAGVGDPIFWGTARPVFAALGAGIAMSGSLLGPILFFVLFNLVRLLVRYYGVAYGYQKGVAIVGDMGGGLLQKLTEGSSILGLFVMGALVNKWTHVNIPLVVSRITNANGQTTVTTIQSVLDQLMPGLVPLLLTFGCMWLLRRKINALWLIIGFFAIGIFGYWIGLLGL, encoded by the coding sequence ATGGTTGATTCAACACATGATAAAAAACTCACGGCCAGCGATATCCGCGCGGTATTTATTCGCTCCAACCTGTTTCAGGGGTCGTGGAACTTTGAACGTATGCAGGCGTTGGGTTTCTGCTTTTCCATGGTGCCGGTGATCCGTCGCCTCTACCCGGAAAACTCTGAGGAACGGAAACAGGCTATCAGACGCCATCTGGAGTTCTTCAATACTCAACCGTTTGTCGCCGCCCCGATTCTTGGGGTAACGATGGCGATGGAAGAAGAACGTGCTAACGGTGCACCAATTGATGATGCTGCCATCAACGGTCTGAAAGTCGGGTTGATGGGGCCTCTGGCTGGTGTCGGCGATCCGATATTCTGGGGAACCGCTCGTCCGGTTTTTGCTGCCCTCGGGGCCGGTATTGCAATGAGCGGTAGTCTGCTTGGCCCGATTCTGTTCTTCGTATTATTTAACCTGGTGCGTTTGCTGGTCCGTTACTATGGCGTAGCATATGGCTACCAGAAAGGCGTCGCCATTGTTGGTGATATGGGTGGTGGATTGCTGCAAAAACTGACAGAAGGCTCATCGATTCTCGGTCTTTTCGTCATGGGGGCGCTGGTTAATAAGTGGACACACGTGAATATACCACTGGTGGTTTCACGAATAACCAACGCAAATGGACAAACAACCGTTACTACAATACAGTCCGTTCTGGACCAGTTAATGCCCGGTCTGGTGCCATTATTACTGACCTTTGGATGCATGTGGCTGCTACGGCGTAAGATTAATGCGTTGTGGCTGATTATTGGCTTCTTTGCCATTGGTATTTTTGGTTATTGGATCGGCCTGTTGGGGCTGTAA
- a CDS encoding PTS mannose/fructose/sorbose transporter subunit IIC has product MEITTLQIVLIFIVACVSGMGSILDEFQFHRPLVACTLIGFVLGDVKTGVIIGGTLEMIALGWMNIGAAVAPDAALASIISTILVIAGGQSIGAGIALAIPLAAAGQVLTIIVRTITVAFQHAADSAAERGNLSAISWIHVSALLLQAMRIAIPAVIVAVSVGTEVVHSALSSIPEVITNGLTIAGGMIVVVGYAMVINMMRAGYLMPFYYLGFVTAAFTNFNLVALGVIGVVMAVLYIQLNPKYNKMQVSSADAYSKNDLDNELD; this is encoded by the coding sequence ATGGAGATCACCACACTTCAAATTGTGCTGATATTTATCGTAGCTTGTGTCTCGGGCATGGGATCTATTCTTGACGAATTCCAGTTCCACCGCCCGTTGGTCGCCTGTACGTTAATCGGCTTTGTATTAGGTGATGTAAAAACAGGGGTTATTATCGGCGGTACGTTGGAAATGATCGCGTTGGGTTGGATGAACATCGGTGCAGCTGTTGCGCCTGATGCCGCACTAGCTTCTATCATTTCCACCATTTTGGTTATTGCTGGTGGTCAAAGCATTGGGGCCGGGATTGCCTTAGCTATTCCTCTGGCCGCCGCAGGCCAGGTGCTCACCATTATTGTTCGTACTATTACCGTTGCTTTCCAACATGCCGCAGATAGCGCGGCGGAACGCGGTAATCTCTCCGCTATCAGTTGGATTCACGTTTCTGCTCTGCTGCTACAAGCCATGCGTATTGCCATCCCGGCAGTGATTGTCGCCGTTTCAGTGGGTACGGAAGTGGTTCACTCCGCACTCTCGTCTATCCCAGAGGTGATTACCAATGGGTTGACTATCGCCGGGGGGATGATCGTTGTCGTCGGTTACGCCATGGTCATCAATATGATGCGTGCAGGCTATCTGATGCCATTCTATTATCTGGGCTTTGTTACTGCGGCTTTCACCAACTTCAACCTGGTCGCGCTGGGTGTCATTGGCGTGGTAATGGCGGTGTTATATATCCAGCTCAACCCGAAATACAACAAGATGCAAGTCTCCTCTGCTGATGCATATAGCAAAAACGACCTTGATAACGAACTGGACTAA
- the hxpB gene encoding hexitol phosphatase HxpB → MTFVYPINAVIFDMDGLLIDSEPLWEMAELEVIASLGIDTTLKETMSDTLGLRIDMVVDLWYQLAPWSGPEREEVVSRIIDRALALVAERRPLLPGVEHALQLCRRQNLKIGLASASPDRMLLQVLHMFNLEHYFDVLVSAEHLPYSKPHPEIYLQTARDLGVHPLQCATLEDSINGMLATKAARMRSIVVPAKELQHDPRWVLADKKLTSLQQLQVNDVM, encoded by the coding sequence ATGACCTTTGTTTACCCGATTAACGCTGTGATTTTTGATATGGACGGATTACTGATTGACTCGGAACCACTATGGGAAATGGCTGAACTGGAAGTGATTGCATCACTGGGCATCGATACTACGTTAAAGGAAACCATGAGCGACACACTGGGGCTACGTATTGATATGGTAGTTGATCTCTGGTATCAACTAGCTCCCTGGTCCGGTCCGGAGCGCGAAGAAGTTGTCTCCCGTATCATCGATCGTGCACTAGCGTTAGTGGCCGAACGTCGCCCGCTCCTTCCTGGTGTTGAACATGCCTTACAACTGTGTCGCCGGCAAAACCTGAAAATCGGACTTGCGTCGGCATCTCCCGATCGAATGTTGCTGCAAGTACTACATATGTTTAACCTGGAACATTATTTTGACGTACTTGTATCAGCAGAACACTTGCCTTACAGCAAACCGCATCCAGAAATTTATCTACAGACGGCACGGGATCTCGGAGTTCATCCTTTGCAGTGTGCCACGCTGGAAGATTCCATCAACGGGATGCTTGCCACCAAAGCAGCACGGATGCGCTCAATCGTGGTTCCCGCCAAAGAATTACAACATGATCCACGCTGGGTACTGGCAGATAAGAAACTCACATCCCTGCAACAGTTACAGGTGAATGATGTGATGTGA
- the manX gene encoding PTS mannose transporter subunit IIAB, with the protein MSIAIMLCTHGATAGPLLKTAEMILGEQNNVAWMDFVPGENAEILIEKYQVKLSELDTSQGVLFLVDTWGGSPFNAASRIVTDKENHEVIAGVNIPMLVETFMARDDNPGFAELVAIAVEAGRAGVKALKTADTEEPSAPKAISPTTKAVPVAGAGGHMKIGLARIDDRLIHGQVATRWTKETNVKRIIVISDEVAADTVRRTLLTQVAPPGVTAHVVDVDKAIRVYNNPKYAADRVMLLFTNPTDVLKLVENGVEITSVNIGGMAYHQGKIQVNNAVSIDEKDIEAFKKLNERGIELEVRKVSTDSRLKMMDLINKMAS; encoded by the coding sequence GTGAGTATTGCGATTATGTTGTGCACTCACGGAGCCACTGCCGGTCCGCTGTTAAAAACAGCTGAAATGATTCTCGGCGAACAGAACAACGTTGCCTGGATGGATTTCGTGCCCGGAGAAAATGCTGAAATATTAATTGAGAAATACCAGGTCAAATTATCTGAACTGGATACATCTCAAGGCGTACTTTTTTTGGTTGATACCTGGGGAGGGAGCCCGTTTAACGCAGCCAGCCGTATCGTTACTGATAAAGAAAATCATGAAGTTATTGCCGGGGTAAATATTCCTATGCTGGTGGAAACTTTCATGGCCCGTGATGATAACCCTGGATTCGCTGAACTGGTTGCCATTGCAGTGGAAGCAGGCCGTGCTGGGGTAAAAGCACTGAAAACCGCCGATACGGAAGAACCGTCGGCACCCAAAGCAATATCACCAACAACAAAGGCTGTTCCCGTGGCAGGTGCTGGTGGACATATGAAAATCGGTCTGGCCCGTATTGATGACCGTCTGATTCATGGGCAGGTTGCCACCCGCTGGACAAAGGAAACCAACGTTAAACGCATTATCGTTATCAGTGATGAAGTGGCAGCGGATACCGTTCGTAGAACGCTGCTGACACAAGTCGCCCCACCGGGGGTCACGGCTCACGTGGTTGATGTTGATAAAGCGATTCGTGTCTATAACAATCCCAAATATGCCGCAGACCGCGTCATGCTACTTTTCACCAACCCAACTGACGTACTTAAACTGGTGGAAAACGGTGTCGAGATCACTTCGGTCAACATTGGTGGTATGGCTTATCATCAGGGGAAAATCCAGGTGAATAATGCCGTTTCTATTGATGAGAAAGACATTGAGGCCTTCAAGAAACTTAATGAACGTGGTATCGAGCTGGAAGTCCGAAAAGTCTCAACCGATAGCAGACTCAAGATGATGGATTTAATTAACAAGATGGCGAGTTAA
- a CDS encoding fructosamine kinase family protein has translation MWQIISQLLEERLGPGEMLERRELPGGETHPAWYLRYGEYTIFVKCDVREMLPKFMAEAEQLELLARSKTVNVPKVYGVGHFRDDSFLLLEYLTIKPLDAHSAWCLGEQLAHLHQWSDQPQFGLDFDNDLSTTTQPNSWQRRWSTFFSEQRIGWQLQLAEEKGMHFGEINTLIAQVEERLAGHQPQPSLLHGDLWPANCAASPQGAYLFDPACYWGDRECDLAMLPLYPALPPQIYDGYQSIWPLDKGFVERQPLYQIYYLLNRANLFGGRHIVAAQQAIEQQLYSAD, from the coding sequence ATGTGGCAGATAATTAGCCAATTACTGGAAGAACGGCTGGGACCTGGCGAAATGCTGGAACGTCGGGAGCTACCCGGAGGTGAGACTCACCCTGCGTGGTACCTGCGCTATGGTGAGTATACGATTTTTGTAAAATGTGATGTGCGGGAAATGCTGCCAAAATTCATGGCGGAGGCCGAACAGCTTGAGCTACTGGCTCGCAGCAAAACCGTAAATGTACCCAAAGTTTATGGCGTAGGTCACTTTCGCGATGACAGCTTTTTGTTGCTGGAATATCTGACCATCAAACCATTAGATGCCCACAGCGCCTGGTGTCTGGGGGAACAACTGGCGCACTTGCACCAGTGGAGCGATCAACCCCAGTTTGGTCTCGATTTTGACAATGATCTATCAACAACAACTCAGCCCAATAGTTGGCAACGACGCTGGTCAACATTTTTTTCAGAACAACGCATTGGCTGGCAATTGCAACTAGCCGAGGAAAAAGGTATGCATTTCGGTGAGATAAATACACTGATTGCTCAGGTCGAGGAACGTCTCGCTGGCCACCAGCCGCAACCTTCATTGCTACACGGTGATTTATGGCCCGCAAACTGTGCCGCCAGCCCTCAAGGAGCCTATCTGTTTGATCCAGCCTGTTACTGGGGAGACAGAGAATGCGATCTGGCCATGTTGCCACTTTATCCCGCCTTACCGCCACAAATATACGATGGTTATCAAAGCATCTGGCCACTGGATAAGGGGTTTGTGGAACGACAACCTCTTTATCAGATTTATTATCTGCTTAATCGTGCCAATTTATTTGGTGGCAGACATATTGTTGCCGCTCAACAGGCTATCGAACAGCAACTCTACTCGGCGGACTGA
- the mntP gene encoding manganese efflux pump MntP → MNLSATLILAFGMSMDAFAASIGKGATLHKPRFSEAIRTGLIFGIIEAITPLIGWALGFYASRFIAEWDHWIAFSLLLILGGRMIMGGIKNKNTCQCEKISKHSLLVLICTAIATSLDALAIGVGLAFLQVNIFHTAMAIGCATMIMVTFGMLIGRHVGPILGKKAEIIGGLVLIGIGCNILYEHLINLA, encoded by the coding sequence ATGAATTTATCTGCAACGCTTATTCTTGCTTTTGGCATGTCTATGGATGCTTTCGCTGCTTCCATCGGTAAAGGTGCCACACTGCACAAACCTCGCTTTAGTGAAGCTATCCGCACCGGTTTAATTTTTGGCATCATAGAAGCCATAACGCCGCTTATCGGTTGGGCACTGGGGTTTTATGCCAGCCGTTTTATCGCCGAATGGGATCATTGGATAGCGTTTAGTCTGCTGTTAATACTTGGCGGGCGTATGATTATGGGAGGCATAAAAAACAAGAACACCTGTCAGTGCGAAAAGATCAGTAAACACAGCCTGTTGGTTTTAATTTGCACTGCGATAGCAACCAGCCTGGATGCACTGGCAATAGGCGTGGGACTTGCTTTCCTACAGGTTAATATTTTTCATACCGCAATGGCGATTGGGTGTGCGACCATGATTATGGTAACGTTCGGCATGTTAATTGGTCGTCACGTCGGGCCTATTCTTGGCAAGAAAGCAGAGATTATTGGTGGTCTGGTGCTGATAGGCATTGGCTGTAATATTCTTTATGAACATTTGATCAATTTAGCCTGA
- a CDS encoding DUF2627 domain-containing protein, with amino-acid sequence MNGIFSKEVMSTNVSVEYHFSADPYFSASSSNDSDLYV; translated from the coding sequence ATGAATGGCATTTTCAGTAAAGAAGTTATGAGTACAAACGTTAGCGTTGAATACCACTTCTCTGCCGATCCTTATTTTAGTGCCTCAAGCAGTAACGACTCTGATTTGTATGTATGA
- a CDS encoding L-serine ammonia-lyase codes for MISVFDMFKIGIGPSSSHTVGPMKAGKQFVDELKQASLLVATTRVSIDVYGSLSLTGKGHHTDIAIILGLAGNMPDTVDIDAIPAFIRDVEQRERLLLSAEHEVDFPREGGMVFRSENLPLHENGMTITAFAGNKTLFSKTYYSIGGGFIVDEANFGKTIESTISVPHPYRYALEILAHCKQGGLSISGMMMRNELALHSRQEIDDYFAAIWQTMRACIDRGINTEGVLPGPLRVPRRAAALRRMLVSSDKLSNDPMNVVDWVNMFALAVNEENAAGGRVVTAPTNGACGIVPAVLAYYDHFIEPVGPGIYLRYFLAAGAIGTLYKMNASISGAEVGCQGEVGVACSMAAAGLAELLGASPEQVCVAAEIGMEHNLGLTCDPVAGQVQVPCIERNAIASVKAINATRMAMRRTTEPRVSLDKVIETMYETGKDMNAKYRETSRGGLAIKVQCD; via the coding sequence GTGATAAGCGTATTCGACATGTTCAAAATCGGTATTGGCCCCTCTAGCTCTCATACGGTTGGACCGATGAAAGCCGGTAAGCAATTTGTCGATGAATTAAAACAGGCATCGCTATTGGTCGCCACCACTCGCGTATCAATTGACGTCTATGGTTCCCTTTCATTAACTGGCAAAGGGCACCACACCGATATTGCAATTATCCTTGGTCTGGCGGGGAATATGCCAGATACAGTGGATATTGATGCGATTCCCGCTTTCATCCGCGATGTAGAGCAGCGCGAACGACTGCTGTTATCCGCCGAGCATGAGGTCGATTTTCCCCGTGAAGGTGGGATGGTTTTCCGCAGTGAAAATTTACCCTTGCACGAAAATGGAATGACTATCACTGCTTTTGCCGGTAACAAAACCCTCTTCAGCAAAACCTACTATTCCATTGGTGGCGGTTTTATTGTGGATGAAGCCAACTTCGGTAAAACCATTGAGAGCACCATTAGCGTACCACACCCTTATCGCTATGCACTGGAGATACTGGCCCACTGCAAACAAGGCGGTTTATCCATCTCCGGCATGATGATGCGTAATGAACTGGCACTGCATAGCCGTCAGGAAATTGACGACTATTTTGCTGCCATCTGGCAAACCATGCGTGCCTGTATTGATCGTGGCATAAATACTGAAGGCGTACTACCTGGTCCGTTACGGGTTCCCCGTCGAGCCGCGGCATTACGCCGTATGTTAGTCTCTTCTGACAAACTGTCTAACGACCCGATGAATGTAGTGGATTGGGTTAATATGTTTGCGCTGGCAGTCAATGAAGAAAACGCTGCAGGCGGACGTGTCGTCACCGCCCCCACCAACGGTGCTTGCGGTATCGTCCCCGCCGTACTGGCTTATTATGATCATTTTATTGAACCAGTAGGTCCGGGAATCTATCTGCGTTATTTCCTGGCAGCCGGTGCCATCGGTACACTCTACAAAATGAACGCCTCGATTTCCGGCGCAGAAGTGGGTTGTCAGGGAGAAGTCGGGGTAGCCTGCTCAATGGCAGCGGCCGGACTGGCAGAATTGCTGGGTGCCAGTCCAGAACAAGTGTGCGTCGCTGCGGAAATCGGGATGGAACACAATCTGGGGTTAACCTGCGATCCGGTTGCCGGTCAGGTACAGGTTCCCTGCATTGAACGCAATGCAATCGCTTCAGTAAAAGCCATTAATGCCACTCGTATGGCAATGCGTCGTACCACCGAACCACGCGTTTCGCTGGATAAAGTGATAGAAACCATGTACGAAACAGGTAAAGACATGAACGCCAAATATCGAGAAACCTCGCGAGGTGGTCTGGCAATCAAGGTACAGTGCGACTAA
- the cspE gene encoding transcription antiterminator/RNA stability regulator CspE produces the protein MAKIKGQVKWFNESKGFGFITPADGSKDVFVHFSAIQGNGFKTLAEGQNVEFEIQDGQKGPSAVNVTAL, from the coding sequence ATGGCAAAGATTAAAGGTCAGGTTAAGTGGTTCAACGAGTCTAAAGGCTTTGGTTTTATCACTCCGGCTGATGGCAGCAAAGATGTGTTCGTTCACTTCTCTGCAATTCAAGGTAACGGCTTCAAAACACTGGCAGAAGGCCAGAATGTAGAGTTTGAAATTCAGGATGGTCAGAAAGGTCCGTCTGCCGTTAACGTTACTGCGCTGTAA
- a CDS encoding DUF986 family protein — protein sequence MSVTDIALIISIIIALLYAIYDEFIMARLQGTTQLCVYLRRSNRLDTFIFIGLIAILIYKNITTQGTPLTTFLLSFLALVAIYIAYIRHPKLLFKSQGFFYANIFIAYRRIKNINLSEDGILVIELEQRRLLINVQQLDDLEKIYNFMIENQ from the coding sequence ATGTCAGTTACCGATATTGCCTTGATAATTTCTATTATCATTGCCCTGCTTTACGCTATCTATGATGAATTCATCATGGCTCGTCTTCAAGGTACTACCCAACTCTGTGTCTATCTTCGTCGCAGCAATCGTTTAGATACATTTATTTTTATCGGTCTTATCGCTATTCTTATTTATAAAAACATCACCACGCAGGGAACACCACTGACAACCTTTTTACTTTCTTTTCTGGCGTTAGTGGCAATATATATCGCTTATATTCGACATCCAAAATTATTGTTCAAATCACAAGGTTTTTTCTATGCCAATATCTTTATTGCGTATCGCCGTATTAAAAATATAAATTTATCTGAAGATGGCATTCTGGTAATAGAGCTTGAACAACGGCGCCTACTAATTAATGTTCAACAGTTGGACGACTTAGAAAAAATTTATAATTTTATGATTGAAAATCAATAA
- a CDS encoding YniB family protein: MTYQQAGRVAVVKRIAGWIVFIPAMLSTLISLANLIHAFTERKQGINGVMQDFLHLVVEVLHFNTPFLDIFWYNSPVPDFNHLQAISTIMFWLIYMLMFVGLAMQVSGARLSRQVIHIREGLEDQLILEKVKGVDGKTKTQLESLIMLPRHTILVQYFPLYVLPVIVAVIGYMVLKLLGLAV, translated from the coding sequence ATGACGTATCAACAGGCTGGCCGTGTTGCCGTGGTTAAACGTATCGCGGGATGGATTGTTTTTATTCCGGCTATGCTTTCGACACTGATTTCACTGGCAAATCTTATTCATGCCTTTACAGAGAGGAAACAAGGAATTAATGGGGTGATGCAGGACTTTTTGCATTTGGTCGTGGAAGTTCTACATTTTAATACACCTTTTCTGGATATTTTTTGGTATAACTCACCGGTTCCTGATTTCAACCACTTACAGGCTATTTCTACCATAATGTTCTGGTTAATCTATATGCTCATGTTTGTTGGTTTGGCGATGCAAGTATCTGGTGCTCGGTTGTCCCGGCAGGTGATTCATATACGTGAAGGATTGGAAGATCAACTTATCCTGGAGAAAGTAAAAGGAGTCGACGGTAAAACAAAAACGCAGTTGGAATCGCTGATAATGCTGCCCCGACATACGATTTTGGTTCAGTATTTCCCCCTGTATGTATTGCCGGTCATCGTGGCCGTCATTGGCTATATGGTATTGAAACTGCTAGGGCTGGCGGTCTGA
- a CDS encoding cupin domain-containing protein codes for MRRYFIDDETPWEELGDGIKRKIISWSDDLMMVCVHFAKGAIGTPHKHDIHDQIAYVAAGSFEVMIEGEKRILKTGDAYMAVKNEMHGVISLEEGSVLIDTFSPKRADFL; via the coding sequence ATGAGACGGTACTTTATTGACGATGAAACACCTTGGGAAGAGTTGGGTGATGGCATCAAACGCAAAATCATCAGCTGGAGCGATGATCTGATGATGGTTTGCGTACATTTTGCTAAAGGTGCAATAGGCACGCCTCACAAACATGATATCCACGATCAGATTGCTTATGTGGCAGCGGGTAGTTTTGAAGTGATGATTGAAGGTGAAAAGCGAATTCTGAAAACCGGTGATGCTTATATGGCCGTGAAAAATGAAATGCACGGCGTTATCTCGTTGGAAGAGGGCAGTGTGTTGATCGACACATTTTCTCCCAAACGCGCAGATTTCCTCTGA
- a CDS encoding TerC family protein, producing the protein MEFLLDPSIWAGLLTLVVLEIVLGIDNLVFVAILADKLPPKQRDKARIIGLLLALLMRLGLLSLISWMVTLTRILFHVGNFSFSGRDLILLVGGVFLLFKATMELHERLENRPPDVNDGRTHASFWVVVAQIVILDAVFSLDAVITAVGMVNHLGIMMTAVVIAMGMMLLASKPLTRFVNAHQTVVVLCLSFLLMIGLSLVAEGFGFHIPKGYLYAAIGFSILIEMFNQIARHNFIKHQSHRPMRERTAEAILRLMGARKAMIEHDEAQPLLKSEETFAEEERYMISGVLTLASRTLRSVMTPRTDISWVNCERSVEAIRIQLLDTPHSLFPVCRGELDELVGVVRAKDLLVALEEHADVENFAAANPPIVVPETLDVINLLPVLRRAKGSLVMVSNEFGVIQGLVTPLDVLEAIAGEFPDEDETLDIVADGNGWLVKGGTALHALQQVLNSSELVDPKEDYTSLAGLLLAHSDEFPKVGDIVELHRLRFQVIAATDYRVELVRVERISDPVREDAR; encoded by the coding sequence ATGGAATTTTTGCTGGATCCTTCAATCTGGGCAGGCTTACTGACGTTGGTGGTACTCGAAATTGTCTTGGGTATCGATAATCTGGTTTTCGTCGCCATACTGGCAGATAAACTTCCGCCAAAACAACGTGATAAAGCGCGCATTATCGGTTTATTACTGGCGTTGCTGATGCGACTTGGATTGCTCTCGTTGATTTCATGGATGGTGACGCTAACCCGGATATTATTTCATGTAGGTAATTTCAGTTTCTCCGGCCGCGATTTGATTCTGCTCGTCGGGGGGGTATTTTTATTGTTTAAAGCCACGATGGAGCTGCACGAGCGGTTAGAAAATCGACCACCCGATGTAAATGATGGACGAACCCATGCCAGCTTTTGGGTGGTTGTGGCGCAGATAGTGATTCTGGATGCGGTTTTTTCATTGGATGCTGTGATTACCGCAGTAGGTATGGTTAATCACCTTGGTATCATGATGACGGCGGTGGTGATTGCCATGGGCATGATGCTATTGGCTTCCAAACCATTGACTCGTTTTGTAAATGCTCATCAGACGGTGGTGGTTCTGTGCCTGAGTTTCCTGCTGATGATTGGTTTGAGTCTGGTGGCTGAAGGTTTTGGTTTCCATATTCCTAAAGGCTATCTGTATGCGGCGATCGGTTTCTCCATTCTTATTGAGATGTTTAATCAGATAGCCCGTCATAACTTTATCAAGCATCAATCACATCGTCCGATGCGTGAGCGTACAGCTGAAGCCATTTTGCGCTTGATGGGCGCTCGCAAAGCCATGATTGAGCATGATGAGGCTCAGCCACTGCTGAAGTCCGAAGAGACATTCGCTGAGGAAGAGCGTTACATGATTAGTGGTGTGTTGACACTGGCTTCCCGAACATTACGTAGTGTCATGACACCACGCACGGATATTTCCTGGGTAAACTGCGAGCGTTCGGTTGAGGCAATCCGCATACAATTGCTAGATACGCCGCACAGTTTGTTTCCGGTGTGCCGGGGTGAGTTGGATGAACTGGTTGGGGTAGTGCGCGCCAAAGATTTGCTGGTTGCTTTGGAAGAACATGCGGATGTCGAAAATTTTGCTGCCGCCAACCCACCAATTGTTGTACCGGAGACGCTTGACGTCATTAATTTGTTGCCGGTATTGCGCCGGGCAAAGGGCAGTTTAGTCATGGTAAGCAACGAATTTGGCGTTATACAAGGGCTGGTGACACCATTGGACGTGCTTGAAGCGATTGCCGGTGAATTTCCTGATGAAGACGAAACACTGGATATTGTGGCAGATGGCAATGGCTGGCTGGTGAAAGGGGGAACGGCGCTACACGCATTGCAGCAGGTACTCAACAGCAGCGAGCTGGTGGACCCGAAAGAAGATTACACCTCGTTGGCAGGGTTGCTGCTGGCGCACAGTGATGAATTTCCGAAAGTGGGGGATATTGTTGAGCTGCATCGACTGCGTTTCCAGGTTATAGCGGCGACAGACTATCGAGTTGAGCTGGTCCGGGTTGAACGTATTTCAGACCCGGTTCGGGAAGACGCGCGTTAA